One Brachybacterium aquaticum genomic region harbors:
- a CDS encoding uroporphyrinogen-III synthase, whose amino-acid sequence MPSAEMASAPPRAAGPVLVTRPAGRGKRLASLLEAEGLTAEHAPLTRLVPSSGEELEAALAQLAAGAFTHLVVTSRTAAERLAGAEAPFATAIIAVGGGTAQTLRAAGLSPTAVADGSGAALVAAMPPAAPGDRVLLPASSAASRTVPEGLRAAGYEVVEVEAYRPEPVDPPPAVTEGLVAGWYAAIVLTSPMIARRAAELGVHPATAVIAIGDPTAEAVRAAGLVPLHQAAAPTDEALVAAVLEALDAAPHETPPSGPAAPSPAPSAAHPTHPRSKETR is encoded by the coding sequence ATGCCCTCCGCAGAGATGGCCTCCGCCCCGCCCCGCGCCGCTGGGCCCGTGCTGGTCACGCGCCCGGCGGGGCGGGGGAAGCGTCTCGCGAGCCTGCTCGAGGCGGAGGGCCTCACGGCCGAGCACGCCCCGCTGACCCGCCTCGTCCCGAGCAGCGGCGAGGAGCTCGAGGCCGCCCTCGCGCAGCTCGCCGCGGGCGCGTTCACGCATCTCGTGGTCACCTCCCGCACCGCCGCAGAGCGCCTCGCCGGGGCGGAGGCCCCCTTCGCGACGGCGATCATCGCCGTCGGTGGGGGCACCGCCCAGACCCTGCGCGCGGCAGGCCTCTCGCCCACCGCCGTGGCCGACGGCTCCGGCGCGGCGCTCGTCGCCGCGATGCCGCCCGCCGCCCCGGGCGATCGAGTGCTGCTGCCCGCCTCGTCCGCCGCCTCCCGCACCGTCCCCGAGGGGCTGCGCGCGGCCGGCTACGAGGTCGTGGAGGTCGAGGCCTATCGTCCCGAGCCCGTCGACCCGCCCCCGGCGGTCACCGAGGGCCTGGTCGCAGGGTGGTACGCGGCGATCGTGCTGACCAGCCCGATGATCGCCCGACGTGCGGCCGAGCTCGGCGTGCACCCCGCCACTGCGGTGATCGCCATCGGCGACCCGACCGCCGAGGCCGTCCGCGCCGCCGGCCTCGTCCCCCTCCACCAGGCCGCCGCCCCGACCGACGAGGCGCTCGTCGCGGCCGTCCTCGAGGCGCTCGACGCGGCGCCGCACGAGACGCCCCCGTCGGGCCCCGCCGCTCCGAGCCCCGCCCCGTCGGCCGCCCACCCCACGCACCCCCGATCGAAGGAGACCCGATGA
- the hemC gene encoding hydroxymethylbilane synthase → MTASPLRLGTRASELALTQSGHVGAAVVEGTGHEVELVHVSTHGDRDRTSPLAQIGGTGVFVTAVRQALLDGEVDVVVHSWKDLPTAPLDEITLACSPEREDPRDALCARDGMTLAQLPAGARVGTGSPRRGAQLLRARPDLEVVGIRGNVETRLNRALGPDADLHAVVLAASGLRRVGREAVISELLPVEVMLPAPAQGALAVEATTAALAQAPWFAERLAAVDDATTRAAVTAERSLLRALEAGCSAPVAAYAVLEPGADPAAAQVLRLRALAIRPDGTHVVEGEARVDLDLAADALSGPGSVPVELGQELAADLLSRGAGEILAEVRA, encoded by the coding sequence GTGACCGCGTCCCCGCTCCGGCTCGGCACCCGCGCCTCCGAGCTCGCGCTCACGCAGTCCGGGCACGTCGGTGCCGCGGTCGTGGAGGGCACGGGTCACGAGGTCGAGCTGGTGCACGTGAGCACCCATGGCGACCGCGACCGCACAAGCCCCCTCGCCCAGATCGGCGGCACCGGCGTGTTCGTCACCGCCGTGCGACAGGCCCTGCTGGACGGCGAGGTCGATGTGGTGGTCCATTCCTGGAAGGACCTGCCCACCGCGCCGCTGGACGAGATCACGCTCGCCTGCTCGCCCGAGCGGGAGGACCCGCGCGATGCCCTGTGCGCTCGTGACGGGATGACCCTCGCGCAGCTCCCGGCCGGGGCGCGGGTGGGCACCGGCTCCCCGCGACGCGGCGCGCAGCTGCTGCGGGCGCGGCCCGATCTCGAGGTCGTGGGGATCCGCGGCAACGTCGAGACCCGCCTGAACCGGGCGCTCGGGCCGGACGCGGACCTCCATGCCGTGGTGCTCGCCGCCTCGGGGCTGCGCCGCGTGGGCAGAGAGGCCGTGATCAGCGAGCTCCTGCCCGTCGAGGTCATGCTTCCGGCCCCCGCCCAGGGCGCGCTCGCGGTCGAGGCGACCACCGCCGCGCTCGCGCAGGCGCCCTGGTTCGCCGAGCGTCTCGCGGCGGTCGACGACGCGACCACCCGCGCCGCGGTCACGGCGGAGCGGTCCCTGCTGCGGGCGCTCGAGGCGGGCTGCTCCGCCCCGGTCGCCGCGTACGCGGTGCTGGAGCCGGGCGCGGATCCCGCCGCCGCGCAGGTCCTGCGCCTGCGCGCCCTCGCGATCCGTCCCGACGGGACGCACGTCGTCGAGGGCGAGGCCCGGGTGGACCTGGACCTCGCCGCCGATGCGCTCTCCGGGCCGGGCTCGGTCCCGGTCGAGCTCGGCCAGGAGCTCGCCGCGGACCTGCTCTCCCGCGGCGCCGGCGAAATCCTCGCGGAGGTCCGCGCCTGA
- a CDS encoding ferrochelatase — MTDTTTQMPAPRSAAPDSPTHARRGEARPFDAILFSSFGGPDGQEDVIPFLRNVTRGRGIPDERLEEVAGHYRALGGRSPITAQNEAMIAALEEELARRDVDLPIYFGNRNWEPYNAEAVRALHADGHRHALGLVTSAYSSYSSCRQYREDFGMVLEETGLAGEVTIDKVRVYFNHPGFLAPVVDGVEAALASLASEGHDSERIAVLFSTHSVPTAMAEASGPEETRVEGSGGWYVEQHLAACRWVMDQLHDDAPELPDWQLVYQSRSGAPHIPWLEPDVNDVIARLAEEDSADAVVVVPIGFVTDHVEVVWDLDTEAKETAEEKGLAFRRVATSGEDPRFIAALADLVQERLDESFPRRVVTDFGGTPDVCGVNCCAGRICRPTTSAVDSASDVERARAERRATAGDGQAGTGSLS; from the coding sequence ATGACCGACACCACCACCCAGATGCCCGCGCCGCGCAGCGCGGCCCCCGACTCCCCCACCCATGCGCGTCGCGGCGAGGCCCGTCCCTTCGACGCGATCCTGTTCTCCTCCTTCGGCGGCCCCGACGGGCAGGAGGACGTGATCCCCTTCCTGCGCAACGTCACCCGCGGGCGCGGGATCCCCGACGAGCGGCTGGAGGAGGTCGCGGGCCACTACCGCGCTCTCGGCGGACGGAGCCCCATCACCGCGCAGAACGAGGCGATGATCGCCGCGCTCGAGGAGGAGCTCGCACGCCGCGACGTGGATCTGCCGATCTACTTCGGAAACCGCAACTGGGAGCCCTACAACGCCGAGGCCGTGCGCGCTCTGCACGCCGACGGCCACCGCCACGCCCTCGGACTCGTCACCAGCGCGTACTCCTCGTACTCCTCCTGCCGGCAGTACCGGGAGGACTTCGGCATGGTGCTCGAGGAGACGGGTCTGGCCGGCGAGGTCACCATCGACAAGGTCCGCGTCTACTTCAACCACCCCGGGTTCCTCGCGCCGGTGGTCGACGGCGTCGAGGCCGCCCTGGCGAGCCTCGCCTCCGAGGGCCACGACAGCGAGCGCATCGCCGTGCTCTTCTCCACCCACTCGGTGCCCACGGCGATGGCCGAGGCCTCCGGGCCGGAGGAGACGCGGGTCGAGGGCTCGGGCGGCTGGTACGTCGAGCAGCATCTCGCCGCCTGCCGATGGGTGATGGACCAGCTGCACGATGACGCTCCCGAGCTTCCGGACTGGCAGCTCGTCTACCAGTCCCGCTCCGGGGCGCCGCACATCCCATGGCTCGAGCCCGACGTGAACGACGTCATCGCCCGGCTCGCCGAGGAGGACTCCGCCGATGCGGTCGTCGTCGTCCCCATCGGCTTCGTCACCGATCATGTGGAGGTCGTGTGGGACCTGGACACGGAGGCGAAGGAGACCGCCGAGGAGAAGGGTCTCGCCTTCCGCCGCGTCGCGACCTCCGGGGAGGATCCCCGCTTCATCGCCGCCCTCGCGGATCTCGTCCAGGAGCGGCTGGACGAGTCCTTCCCGCGACGGGTGGTCACGGATTTCGGGGGCACCCCGGACGTGTGCGGGGTGAACTGCTGCGCAGGACGCATCTGCCGTCCCACCACCAGCGCGGTGGACTCCGCGTCGGACGTCGAGCGGGCCCGGGCCGAGCGCCGCGCCACGGCCGGCGACGGCCAGGCGGGCACAGGATCCCTCTCGTGA
- the hemQ gene encoding hydrogen peroxide-dependent heme synthase, with protein MNDAAASTPEEIAQTTRYTSYTVFRRLSGLTEDGALTTAQVAEALTQTVPLIESASDGGVEILGFYDVSGFRAEDDLMLWLAADEPEALQRGLREFERSLPGTWLHREWASVGVHRMAEFAKGHVPSFMVPGFERKQWITVYPFVRSYEWYLLPDEERNRMLREHGLLGRDYPQVNANTVAAFALGDYEWLLSFEADDLHDLVDMMRHLRYSDARLHVRDELPFHTGRRLEDLEDVAALLA; from the coding sequence ATGAACGACGCCGCCGCCTCGACCCCCGAGGAGATCGCGCAGACCACCCGGTACACGAGCTACACCGTGTTCCGCCGCCTCTCGGGCCTGACCGAGGACGGCGCGCTCACCACCGCCCAGGTCGCCGAGGCGCTCACCCAGACGGTCCCGCTGATCGAGTCTGCCAGCGATGGAGGAGTCGAGATCCTCGGCTTCTACGACGTCTCCGGCTTCCGCGCCGAGGACGACCTGATGCTGTGGCTCGCCGCCGACGAGCCCGAGGCGCTGCAGCGCGGCCTGCGCGAGTTCGAGCGCTCCCTGCCCGGCACCTGGCTGCACCGCGAGTGGGCGTCGGTGGGCGTGCACCGCATGGCCGAGTTCGCCAAGGGCCACGTCCCCTCGTTCATGGTCCCGGGCTTCGAGCGCAAGCAGTGGATCACCGTGTACCCCTTCGTGCGCAGCTACGAGTGGTACCTGCTGCCCGACGAGGAGCGCAACCGCATGCTGCGCGAGCACGGCCTGCTGGGCCGCGACTACCCGCAGGTCAACGCCAACACCGTCGCCGCCTTCGCGCTCGGCGACTACGAGTGGCTGCTCTCCTTCGAGGCCGACGATCTGCACGACCTCGTCGACATGATGCGCCACCTGCGCTACTCCGATGCGCGCCTGCACGTGCGCGACGAGCTCCCCTTCCACACCGGCCGCCGCCTCGAGGACCTCGAGGACGTCGCCGCGCTCCTGGCCTGA